In Deinococcus psychrotolerans, a genomic segment contains:
- a CDS encoding segregation/condensation protein A: MTSLAAVNPFLFTFLNFSGTLGELAAELRSERLEPGEVPLLLLTREVLARAAAHQLRPEEHAETLPLLAGVIALKARLLLPKPEALAADDAGEWDELEEVLESVEALAELDALVSFLSQRRSERAGLIAARPLDLQLARRARPAAGSAGLAKLVKAAQSTVREVQVPLLSRERLTLAGALRALSAFGTRLRTFTFFSVSVNDWGERATYFSALLEGVKDGTFSVQQAEPFADIEVRHLREELEEVS, from the coding sequence TTGACTTCTCTCGCGGCGGTCAATCCCTTCCTGTTCACCTTTCTCAACTTCTCCGGCACACTGGGCGAGTTGGCCGCCGAGTTGCGCTCGGAGCGGCTGGAACCGGGCGAGGTGCCGCTGCTGCTGCTGACCCGCGAAGTGCTGGCGCGGGCAGCCGCCCACCAACTGAGGCCTGAAGAACACGCCGAAACGCTGCCGCTGCTGGCGGGGGTGATTGCCCTCAAGGCCCGTTTGCTGCTGCCGAAACCAGAAGCGCTGGCGGCAGACGACGCGGGCGAGTGGGACGAGTTGGAAGAGGTGTTGGAAAGCGTGGAGGCTTTGGCCGAGCTGGACGCTCTGGTGTCATTTTTGAGTCAGCGGCGCTCAGAGCGGGCGGGGCTGATCGCGGCGCGTCCTCTCGATCTTCAGTTGGCCCGCAGGGCGCGACCAGCGGCGGGCAGCGCGGGGCTGGCCAAATTGGTCAAGGCCGCCCAAAGCACGGTGCGCGAAGTGCAGGTGCCGCTGCTTTCCCGCGAACGCCTGACCCTGGCCGGAGCGCTGCGGGCACTCAGCGCGTTCGGCACGCGGCTGCGAACGTTTACTTTTTTCAGCGTGTCGGTGAACGACTGGGGCGAGCGGGCCACCTATTTTTCGGCGCTGCTGGAAGGCGTCAAAGACGGGACGTTCAGCGTGCAGCAAGCTGAGCCGTTCGCGGACATCGAGGTGCGGCACCTGCGCGAGGAGTTGGAAGAAGTGTCTTAG
- the cydB gene encoding cytochrome d ubiquinol oxidase subunit II produces MDYAALWFWIVTACFAIYFFLEGFDFGVDLLRPFLARNERERKALINTIGPFWDGNEVWVILAAGAIFATFPLWYGALLTGLYPLFTLILLALIGRGVAFEFRAQVDHRHWRVFWDVTSFIGSFIPAFAWGLIMAALVQGLPIGQAGVYQGTLTSYITPFTLFGGLTTTLLFMLHGATFLLLRLDTQSGLHARARSAALFWGAFATVAVLGFVYLGYVREELFRSFGLSNWVLPALAALTLAGIWLSLRLKRDGLSFAMSSLTIVFSVVTVFLGLFPKVLPSTLGAAYDLTIRNAASQPYTLYLMTIVGGIFLPLIIGYQAWNYYVFRHRIAVDEPKINQEIISHGTD; encoded by the coding sequence ATGGACTACGCCGCACTTTGGTTTTGGATCGTCACGGCCTGCTTTGCCATTTACTTTTTCCTTGAAGGCTTCGACTTCGGCGTGGATTTGCTGCGCCCCTTTCTGGCCCGCAACGAGCGCGAACGCAAGGCGCTGATCAACACCATCGGCCCGTTTTGGGACGGCAACGAAGTCTGGGTCATTTTGGCGGCGGGCGCGATTTTTGCCACCTTCCCGCTGTGGTACGGCGCACTCCTGACCGGCCTCTATCCACTTTTCACCCTGATTTTGCTGGCCCTGATCGGACGCGGAGTGGCTTTCGAGTTCCGGGCGCAGGTGGATCACCGCCACTGGCGCGTCTTCTGGGACGTGACCAGTTTTATCGGCAGTTTTATTCCGGCGTTTGCCTGGGGGCTGATCATGGCGGCGCTGGTGCAGGGCCTTCCAATCGGTCAGGCGGGCGTTTATCAAGGCACGCTGACCAGTTACATCACCCCCTTTACCCTGTTCGGCGGCCTGACCACCACGCTGCTGTTTATGCTGCATGGGGCAACCTTTTTGCTGCTGCGCCTGGACACCCAGAGCGGACTTCACGCCCGCGCCCGCTCGGCGGCACTGTTCTGGGGCGCATTTGCCACCGTCGCGGTGCTGGGCTTTGTCTACCTCGGCTACGTGCGCGAGGAACTGTTCAGAAGCTTTGGCCTCAGCAACTGGGTCTTGCCTGCGCTGGCGGCGCTGACCTTGGCCGGTATCTGGCTTTCTCTGCGCCTCAAGCGCGATGGACTGAGCTTTGCCATGAGCAGCCTCACCATCGTCTTTTCGGTGGTCACAGTTTTTCTGGGTTTGTTTCCCAAAGTCTTGCCGTCTACTCTCGGCGCGGCCTACGATCTGACCATCCGCAACGCCGCCAGCCAGCCGTACACGCTGTACCTGATGACCATCGTGGGCGGAATTTTCTTGCCGCTGATTATCGGCTACCAAGCTTGGAATTATTACGTGTTCCGTCACCGCATCGCAGTGGACGAGCCGAAGATCAACCAAGAAATCATCTCGCACGGCACAGATTGA
- a CDS encoding cytochrome ubiquinol oxidase subunit I, with product MDFSTLELSRFQFATTSIFHFFFVPFTVGFAVFIALLQTLAFVRKSDDLERLTRFFGHLFFINFVVGVVTGIVQEFQFGMNWQVFSNFVGNIFGVPLALEVLMAFFLESTFLGLWWFGKDRLPSWLNLSFIWLVAIGTAISAFWIIIANAWMQHPVGYEILNGQAVLTSFWAVMTNPKGWQWFSHIFAGGLTVAAFFVMAVSGYHLRRKHEIPLFKTGLHLALVLATLGSLGVVASGHIQGQSAVRDQPMKYAAFSALWDTPEGGSMPESLIALPSNAQNRNLFSLEVPYLGSFLAFDNLYQKAQGMNELQAEMVKMYGPGNYIPPVWPVYWAFRIMVGLGGIMLLTALWGLWLWRKGKLETAKGYLIFLLIMPLVPHLANFSGFVTTEIGRQPWVVQGLLLTKDAVSPLPVAYVIASLVAFWIIYLLLIGLDVFLLTRTARAGMHPPDTELASVPAPDYTLGSDPVKLKGS from the coding sequence ATGGACTTTAGCACCCTTGAACTCTCGCGCTTTCAGTTTGCCACCACCAGTATTTTCCACTTTTTCTTCGTGCCGTTCACAGTGGGCTTTGCCGTTTTTATCGCGCTGCTGCAAACGCTGGCTTTCGTCCGCAAAAGTGATGACCTCGAGCGGCTGACCCGCTTTTTCGGTCACCTGTTTTTCATCAATTTTGTGGTGGGCGTCGTCACCGGCATCGTGCAGGAATTTCAGTTCGGCATGAACTGGCAGGTCTTTTCCAACTTCGTCGGCAACATTTTCGGCGTGCCGCTGGCGTTAGAAGTGCTGATGGCCTTTTTTCTGGAGAGTACCTTCCTCGGTTTGTGGTGGTTCGGCAAAGACCGCTTGCCGAGCTGGCTCAACCTGAGTTTTATCTGGTTGGTGGCCATCGGCACCGCCATCAGCGCGTTTTGGATCATCATTGCCAACGCCTGGATGCAGCACCCCGTCGGCTACGAAATCCTGAACGGTCAAGCGGTGCTGACCTCGTTTTGGGCCGTCATGACCAATCCCAAAGGCTGGCAGTGGTTCTCGCACATCTTCGCGGGTGGCCTGACCGTGGCGGCCTTTTTCGTGATGGCCGTCAGCGGTTACCACCTGCGGCGCAAGCACGAAATTCCCCTCTTCAAAACGGGTCTGCACCTCGCTCTGGTGCTGGCGACGCTGGGCAGTTTGGGCGTGGTGGCCAGCGGACATATTCAGGGCCAAAGCGCCGTGCGCGATCAGCCGATGAAGTACGCGGCCTTCAGCGCCCTGTGGGACACGCCGGAAGGCGGCAGTATGCCCGAAAGCCTGATCGCTCTGCCCAGCAACGCCCAAAACCGCAATTTGTTCTCGCTGGAAGTCCCGTACCTTGGTTCATTCTTGGCCTTCGACAACCTCTACCAAAAGGCGCAGGGCATGAACGAGCTCCAAGCCGAGATGGTCAAAATGTACGGCCCTGGCAATTACATTCCTCCTGTTTGGCCGGTCTACTGGGCCTTCCGGATCATGGTGGGCCTCGGCGGAATCATGCTATTGACGGCGCTGTGGGGGCTGTGGCTGTGGCGAAAAGGCAAGCTGGAAACTGCCAAAGGTTACCTGATCTTCCTGCTGATCATGCCGCTGGTGCCGCACCTCGCCAACTTTTCGGGCTTTGTCACCACCGAAATCGGGCGGCAACCCTGGGTGGTTCAGGGGTTGCTGCTTACCAAAGACGCGGTGAGTCCGCTGCCGGTGGCCTACGTGATCGCCAGTTTGGTCGCCTTCTGGATTATTTACCTGCTGCTGATCGGCCTAGACGTCTTCTTGCTGACCCGCACCGCCCGCGCCGGAATGCACCCGCCCGACACCGAACTGGCCAGCGTGCCCGCGCCGGATTACACGCTGGGATCTGATCCGGTGAAATTGAAGGGGAGCTGA
- a CDS encoding ABC transporter ATP-binding protein/permease has product MTTAVSAVQSQTPARFAPPPTRRLSRETGVRGLLLFSTVLSVVGALLGVGAWLLLARVIGGLAFGQTAGQASGQPLAAWWLPVTAGLLLLRAGLNALREAGNARRSAQIVGDLRQRASFKLLALGPSALSDLGEARSSVGLLESLPKLSAYYARWLPQASHSAAGLLVAGAALWWLDWRSALIVSLTVPLCLLFLVLVGWAAQDASTQAWTATTRLGARLSGSLRALPTLRAFGAEAAQAQALAGEAETHRAATLKVLRAAFLSGFVLDFAATMSVALIAVTIGVRLFEGGWTFTPALAALLIVPEVFAPLRQLGTDRHASLDAEAPAAELYALLDTPEVESGAAKVDGLPALTLRGVGLSLAGRPVLSGVNLSLPAGGRAALVGESGGGKTSLLRGLHKDLTLVGSVKVNGVALAELDTAAWQAHCAVVSQRPRFLAGTVLENLNAKPERVQTVLNLVGLTASPHTRITEDGHPLSGGERARLALARAALSDADLILLDEPTAHLDPLSEREVLGQLDVLFAGKTLLLVTHRHVPDGFAVYRVAGGRLEQQS; this is encoded by the coding sequence ATGACCACTGCTGTTTCCGCCGTTCAGTCCCAAACGCCCGCCCGCTTCGCGCCGCCGCCGACCCGCCGACTGAGCCGGGAAACAGGCGTGCGCGGCCTGCTGCTGTTCTCCACTGTGCTCAGCGTGGTGGGAGCGCTGCTGGGCGTCGGCGCGTGGCTATTGCTGGCGCGGGTGATCGGCGGCTTGGCCTTTGGTCAAACGGCTGGGCAAGCAAGTGGGCAACCGCTCGCGGCTTGGTGGCTGCCCGTCACAGCCGGCCTACTGCTGCTGCGGGCGGGCCTGAATGCCCTGCGCGAAGCCGGAAACGCCCGCCGCTCGGCGCAGATTGTGGGCGACTTGCGCCAGCGGGCCAGCTTCAAGTTGCTGGCGCTCGGCCCCTCGGCGCTCTCCGATTTGGGTGAAGCCAGAAGCAGTGTGGGCCTGCTCGAAAGTCTGCCCAAACTCTCGGCTTATTACGCCCGCTGGCTTCCACAGGCGTCCCACTCGGCGGCGGGCCTGCTGGTGGCGGGCGCGGCGCTGTGGTGGCTCGACTGGCGCAGCGCCCTGATCGTTTCACTGACGGTGCCGCTGTGCCTTTTGTTTTTGGTGCTGGTCGGCTGGGCCGCCCAAGACGCCAGCACGCAGGCTTGGACAGCCACCACCCGGCTGGGCGCTCGGCTGTCGGGGTCGCTCAGGGCGCTGCCGACCTTGCGGGCTTTCGGCGCAGAGGCGGCGCAGGCTCAGGCGCTGGCGGGTGAAGCCGAAACCCACCGCGCCGCCACCCTCAAGGTCTTGCGGGCCGCTTTCCTTTCCGGCTTCGTGCTGGATTTTGCCGCCACCATGAGTGTGGCCCTGATCGCCGTGACCATCGGCGTCAGACTCTTTGAAGGAGGCTGGACATTTACGCCCGCGCTGGCCGCGCTGCTGATCGTCCCCGAAGTCTTCGCCCCGCTGCGGCAACTCGGCACCGACAGGCACGCCTCGCTGGACGCCGAAGCTCCCGCCGCCGAACTGTACGCGCTGCTGGATACGCCGGAAGTGGAGAGCGGCGCGGCGAAGGTGGACGGCCTTCCCGCTCTCACTCTGCGCGGGGTGGGCCTGAGTTTGGCCGGACGCCCAGTCCTGAGCGGCGTGAACCTGAGCCTCCCAGCCGGCGGGCGGGCCGCGCTGGTGGGGGAGAGCGGCGGCGGAAAAACCTCTTTGCTGCGCGGCCTGCACAAGGATTTGACTTTGGTGGGCAGCGTCAAAGTCAACGGCGTGGCGCTGGCCGAGCTCGACACGGCAGCTTGGCAAGCCCACTGTGCGGTGGTAAGCCAGCGGCCCCGTTTTCTGGCAGGGACGGTGTTGGAGAATTTGAATGCCAAACCCGAACGCGTCCAAACCGTTCTCAACTTGGTCGGCCTCACCGCTTCTCCTCACACCCGCATCACCGAAGACGGCCACCCGCTCAGCGGCGGCGAACGTGCCCGCCTCGCTCTCGCCCGCGCCGCGCTGAGCGACGCCGATCTCATTTTGCTGGACGAACCCACCGCTCACCTCGACCCCCTCTCGGAGCGTGAAGTCTTGGGCCAGTTGGACGTTTTATTCGCGGGCAAAACGCTGCTGCTCGTTACCCACCGCCATGTCCCCGACGGATTCGCCGTGTACCGGGTGGCCGGCGGCAGGCTGGAGCAGCAGTCATGA
- the trpS gene encoding tryptophan--tRNA ligase, giving the protein MSTVFSGIQPTGEPHIGNLFGAMFNYVKLGEQYGKNAIYCIVDLHAPTNPLAYDKSTLARLTYEMALANMAVGLDPEKVIFFVQSHVREHSELSWLFTVQTPVGELERMTQYKDKAGKLESVPAGLLMYPVLMAADILLYKADTVPVGEDQLQHIELTREIARRFNHTFGETFPEPRAVLTQEALRVPGVDGNGKMGKSKGPGSTIGILEDFGSIWQKLRVAPTDPARVRRTDPGNPDICLIFDYHKLFSDLPTIQMVDVECRRAGIGCIDCKKALLTGIERTLTPIQARAAELQQRPQQVYDALAHGADQARAIAQPVMEEVREKMGFLKL; this is encoded by the coding sequence ATGTCTACGGTCTTTTCAGGAATCCAGCCCACCGGCGAGCCGCACATCGGCAACCTGTTTGGAGCAATGTTCAATTACGTCAAATTGGGCGAGCAATACGGCAAAAACGCCATTTACTGCATCGTGGATTTGCACGCGCCGACCAATCCTCTGGCCTACGACAAAAGCACCTTGGCCCGCCTGACCTACGAAATGGCGCTGGCGAATATGGCGGTAGGGCTCGACCCCGAAAAAGTTATTTTCTTCGTGCAGTCGCATGTCCGCGAGCATTCGGAGCTGAGCTGGCTCTTTACGGTGCAGACTCCGGTGGGCGAGTTGGAGCGCATGACCCAGTACAAAGACAAAGCCGGCAAGCTGGAGAGCGTTCCGGCGGGGCTGCTGATGTACCCGGTGCTGATGGCCGCCGACATCCTCTTGTACAAAGCCGACACTGTGCCCGTCGGTGAAGATCAGCTTCAGCATATCGAGCTAACCCGCGAAATTGCCCGGAGATTTAACCACACCTTTGGCGAGACGTTTCCTGAGCCGAGGGCGGTGCTGACCCAAGAAGCCCTGCGGGTGCCCGGCGTGGACGGCAACGGCAAGATGGGCAAAAGCAAGGGGCCGGGCAGCACCATCGGCATCTTGGAGGACTTCGGCAGCATCTGGCAAAAACTGCGGGTGGCCCCCACCGACCCCGCCCGCGTGCGCCGCACTGATCCGGGCAACCCCGACATCTGCCTCATTTTTGATTACCACAAGCTCTTCAGCGACCTGCCGACCATCCAGATGGTGGACGTGGAGTGCCGCCGCGCCGGAATCGGCTGCATCGATTGCAAGAAAGCCCTGCTGACCGGCATTGAGCGCACCCTGACGCCGATTCAGGCTAGGGCCGCCGAGTTGCAGCAACGCCCACAGCAGGTTTACGACGCGCTGGCCCACGGAGCCGATCAGGCCCGCGCTATCGCCCAGCCGGTGATGGAAGAAGTGCGGGAAAAGATGGGGTTTTTGAAGCTGTGA
- the nspC gene encoding carboxynorspermidine decarboxylase, which produces MTAAPAEFQITLPDVYPAEQIPWDTIPSPAFLLDESRLRRNLSLISQVQKLSGAQIIVAFKGFSMFSTFHWLREYGVTGATASSLNEAILAKQEMRGEVHVYAPAYADNEFPQLLELADHLSFNSFSQWERFKPQVEAARAAGKQVGIGIRINPEYAEVETDLYNPAGPFSRLGVTRSNFRPDLLDGVDGLHFHTLCEKDSDTLERTLEVVERNFGEFLPQMEWVNFGGGHLMTRAGYDTDRLIRLVRDFRQKWNVDVVLEPGSAFGWQTGWLLSTVLDVVENGKKIALLDVSVSAHMPDVMEMPYRPNVLGAALPNELAHDYLLGGTTCLAGDVIDEYSFANELKVGDQVIFDDMMHYTMVKTSFFNGVKHPDIGIWHQNGTYEIVREFGYDQFRAKLS; this is translated from the coding sequence ATGACTGCCGCTCCCGCCGAATTCCAGATCACCCTCCCCGACGTCTATCCCGCCGAGCAAATCCCCTGGGACACCATTCCTAGCCCCGCCTTCTTGCTGGACGAATCAAGGCTGCGGCGCAACCTGTCGCTGATTTCGCAGGTACAGAAGTTGAGCGGAGCGCAGATTATCGTGGCCTTCAAGGGCTTTTCGATGTTCAGCACTTTCCACTGGCTGCGCGAATACGGCGTCACCGGAGCCACCGCTAGCAGCCTGAACGAAGCGATTTTGGCCAAGCAGGAAATGCGCGGCGAAGTGCATGTCTACGCTCCGGCCTACGCCGATAATGAGTTCCCGCAACTCCTGGAGTTGGCCGACCACCTGAGTTTCAATTCGTTCTCGCAGTGGGAGCGTTTTAAGCCGCAAGTCGAAGCCGCCCGCGCCGCAGGCAAACAAGTCGGCATCGGCATCCGCATCAATCCCGAATACGCCGAAGTCGAAACCGATCTCTACAACCCTGCCGGGCCGTTTTCGCGTCTCGGCGTGACCCGCAGCAACTTCCGCCCCGATCTCCTTGACGGCGTGGACGGCCTGCACTTCCACACCCTCTGCGAAAAAGATTCCGACACCCTGGAGCGCACCCTGGAAGTCGTGGAGCGCAATTTTGGCGAGTTCTTGCCGCAAATGGAGTGGGTCAATTTCGGCGGCGGCCACCTGATGACCCGCGCCGGCTACGACACCGACCGCTTGATCCGGCTGGTGCGAGACTTCCGTCAGAAGTGGAATGTGGACGTGGTTCTGGAACCGGGTTCGGCCTTTGGCTGGCAAACTGGTTGGCTGCTCAGCACCGTGCTCGACGTGGTGGAAAACGGCAAGAAGATCGCCTTGCTCGACGTCTCGGTCAGCGCCCACATGCCCGACGTCATGGAAATGCCTTACCGCCCGAATGTCCTCGGTGCGGCTTTGCCGAATGAGCTCGCCCATGATTACTTGCTGGGCGGCACCACCTGCTTGGCGGGCGACGTGATCGACGAATATTCTTTTGCCAACGAACTCAAAGTCGGTGACCAAGTCATCTTTGACGACATGATGCACTACACCATGGTCAAGACTTCCTTCTTTAACGGCGTCAAGCATCCCGACATCGGTATCTGGCATCAAAACGGCACCTATGAAATCGTGCGGGAGTTCGGCTACGATCAATTCAGGGCTAAATTAAGTTAG
- a CDS encoding 2-deoxy-5-keto-D-gluconate 6-phosphate aldolase domain-containing protein produces the protein MKPNPSALYILPFDHRGSFEQGLFGLEPPLSAEQTAQIKAAKQVVYEGFLEANEALDKGGILVDEQFGAEILQDAQRRGILTACPVEKSGQDEFDFEYGDDYEAHIEAMNPAYVKVLVRYNPTGDAESNARQREKLARLSAYSQQTQRPLMFELLVPATDRQKAADYDTQARPELMVRAIHELQDAGIEPQLWKVEGVGSHQNAEALVQAARRGGRGNVDLIILGRGADDQQVKAWLETAATTAGFTGFAVGRTTFWDALKAYLAKEISREAAVSQIARNYSGWVQVFEASRKKA, from the coding sequence ATGAAACCCAATCCCAGCGCCCTTTACATCCTGCCGTTTGACCACCGGGGTTCGTTCGAGCAGGGCCTGTTCGGCTTAGAGCCGCCCTTGAGTGCCGAGCAGACCGCTCAGATCAAAGCCGCCAAGCAAGTGGTCTACGAGGGCTTTTTGGAAGCGAACGAGGCCCTAGACAAAGGCGGCATTCTGGTCGACGAGCAGTTCGGCGCGGAAATTTTGCAAGACGCCCAGCGGCGCGGCATCCTGACCGCCTGCCCAGTCGAAAAGAGCGGCCAAGACGAGTTCGACTTCGAATATGGAGATGACTATGAGGCCCATATCGAGGCGATGAATCCGGCGTATGTCAAAGTTCTGGTGCGCTACAACCCCACCGGGGACGCCGAATCCAACGCCCGCCAGCGGGAGAAATTGGCACGACTGTCAGCGTATTCGCAGCAGACCCAGCGCCCGCTGATGTTTGAACTGCTCGTCCCCGCCACCGACAGGCAAAAAGCTGCTGATTACGATACCCAAGCTCGCCCCGAGTTGATGGTGCGGGCCATTCACGAGCTGCAAGACGCGGGCATAGAACCGCAACTATGGAAAGTGGAGGGCGTCGGCAGCCACCAAAACGCTGAAGCGCTGGTGCAAGCCGCTCGGCGCGGCGGACGCGGCAACGTAGACCTGATTATCTTGGGGCGCGGCGCGGACGACCAGCAGGTCAAGGCGTGGCTGGAAACGGCGGCGACCACTGCCGGTTTCACCGGTTTCGCGGTGGGCCGCACGACGTTTTGGGACGCCCTCAAGGCTTATCTGGCAAAGGAAATCAGCCGTGAAGCCGCCGTCAGCCAGATTGCCCGCAACTATTCCGGCTGGGTGCAGGTGTTCGAGGCATCGCGGAAGAAGGCCTAG
- a CDS encoding ATP-binding cassette domain-containing protein, with product MKRYAFPLFLALLAALCAFGLTATGGALLVRASQHPETLLALGVLTTGVRAFGMGRSGLRYAERLLSHGAALTQAQVLRAQLYVRLAPLGRELPAQHGQGAFLLRAGADVDALTFETLRADLPLWTYLGLATLLTLGLALLDPLSALLVGPLLLLAAYFPVRLSRQAAQLAGTRAELDGQHAGTLLALSSFGGELAPQAARARLAPIQAELTEVEARLAALPARLNFAREGLAVLALTLLIWRLGGLVQAGDLAAAWLAAAALGVVAAFDAAAVLSALPAARAEGLGAAERLAELQALRPRVTPPAHPASLPAQLALTLHDVALFSSDPSRLTHSFPHGSATAIIGESGAGKTTLLRLLARDLDPASGQISVGGTPLTQLDPAAWRSQLSILDQDAALIDGTVAANLRLALPTASDAELRERLDELGLSHLNFNAWIGEGGAKLSGGEQQRVALARALLRPSAVLILDEPTAHLDPVSENLAVAAIQRRRAGRTLIFATHHTAPLSLADTLCRLHQGTLTELPHGL from the coding sequence ATGAAACGCTACGCTTTTCCCCTCTTTCTGGCGCTGCTGGCGGCCCTCTGCGCCTTTGGCCTCACCGCGACGGGCGGCGCGTTGCTCGTTCGGGCCTCCCAGCATCCCGAAACCTTGCTGGCCCTCGGCGTGCTGACAACTGGCGTGCGGGCCTTCGGGATGGGCCGCAGCGGGCTGCGCTACGCCGAGCGGCTGCTCTCACACGGCGCGGCGCTGACGCAGGCGCAAGTGCTCCGCGCTCAGTTGTATGTCCGCCTCGCGCCGCTGGGCCGCGAACTGCCCGCCCAGCACGGTCAGGGTGCGTTCCTGCTGCGGGCCGGGGCCGACGTGGACGCCCTGACCTTTGAAACTTTGCGGGCCGATCTGCCGCTGTGGACGTATCTGGGCTTGGCAACTCTACTGACACTGGGCTTGGCACTGCTCGATCCCTTGTCGGCGCTGCTGGTGGGGCCACTCCTGTTGCTGGCCGCTTACTTCCCCGTTCGCCTGAGCCGCCAAGCTGCCCAACTGGCGGGCACCCGCGCCGAATTGGACGGCCAACATGCCGGAACCTTGCTGGCCCTCAGCAGCTTCGGCGGCGAACTGGCCCCGCAAGCAGCCCGCGCCCGCCTCGCACCCATTCAAGCCGAATTGACCGAGGTGGAAGCCCGACTGGCCGCCCTACCCGCCCGCCTGAATTTTGCCCGCGAAGGCCTGGCGGTGCTGGCGCTGACCCTACTGATTTGGCGCTTGGGCGGCTTGGTGCAAGCGGGCGACCTCGCCGCCGCGTGGCTGGCCGCCGCCGCTCTAGGCGTGGTGGCCGCTTTTGACGCTGCTGCCGTGCTCAGCGCCCTGCCCGCCGCCCGCGCAGAAGGCCTCGGCGCAGCGGAGCGCTTGGCTGAGTTGCAAGCGCTGAGGCCGAGGGTGACGCCGCCCGCGCATCCGGCCAGCCTGCCAGCGCAGTTGGCCCTCACGCTGCACGACGTAGCGCTGTTTTCCAGTGACCCGTCGCGCCTCACCCACTCCTTCCCGCACGGCTCAGCCACCGCCATCATCGGAGAAAGCGGGGCGGGCAAAACCACTTTGCTGCGTTTGCTGGCCCGCGACCTCGACCCCGCTTCGGGTCAGATCAGCGTGGGCGGCACTCCGCTGACCCAGCTTGACCCGGCCGCGTGGCGCAGCCAGCTGAGCATCCTCGACCAAGACGCGGCGCTGATCGACGGCACTGTAGCGGCCAATTTGCGCCTCGCCTTGCCGACCGCCAGCGACGCCGAATTGCGCGAGCGGCTGGACGAACTCGGCCTCAGCCACCTGAACTTCAACGCTTGGATCGGTGAGGGCGGCGCAAAGCTCAGCGGCGGCGAGCAGCAGCGTGTGGCACTGGCCCGCGCTCTGCTGAGGCCGTCAGCCGTGCTGATTCTGGATGAGCCCACCGCACACCTCGACCCCGTTTCTGAAAACTTGGCGGTCGCGGCTATTCAGCGCCGCCGAGCCGGGCGCACCCTGATTTTTGCCACCCACCACACCGCGCCGCTTTCCCTTGCCGACACCCTTTGCCGCCTGCATCAAGGAACCCTCACGGAGCTGCCACATGGACTTTAG